Below is a genomic region from Drosophila kikkawai strain 14028-0561.14 chromosome X, DkikHiC1v2, whole genome shotgun sequence.
AGGAGCCCGCGTCTTGATCTTGTATATAAACTCCACATTGGGTGATAGCTCATCTACAGGAAGATCGGGTGCCTGGTAGGCAGTCTCTGTCTCGGATTGAAAGTGCTGTTGCTGGGTGAGGAGTGCTGGCTTCTGACTGGAACTTCTCACCTTGCCTTGGTACACCTGATGATGAtggatctgctgctgctgcttggcctgctgctgctgctgctgctgctgtggcacTGCAGACACTGTATACTTGGGTCGCATAGTGCTGCTGCTATACCGCTTATCCTCCAAGGATGATGAGCTCCCCACTTGGGTTTTATAGTAGCTTTTGGTTACGGTGGAGGCCTGAGGCAGTGGCGGTGGCCCCGGTGTCACTGGCTCTTGAGGTGTGCTTAGAATTTTACCCTCCGCCTCCAGCTCTTTCATGTACTTGATCACAGACTTTTCAATCTGTTTCATTATCTCGGATTTGGGTATCTCCGTGGAGGCGGATACCCTTACCTTTTCCTCAGCCTCGGCTTCGAGATTTCTATAAGGATACTGGTTATAGCTGGCGCTGCTATGGTATTTGGGTCTATAGTGTCGTTCGATCTCCTCCTGAACGGGCAAGTGTCCTCGGTGGAGAGGCTCTGCTTCGGttgaggaggaagaggagccCTCGTATATGTCGTAGCTTCTGGTCACAGGTTCTTTTTCGTAGACAGGAGCAGGTGCCAAGGCAGGAGGAGAACCATTTAAGGAGGAGGAACCCAAGGAGGAGGCGCCCAAGGAAGAGGAgcccaaggaggaggagcccaGTGAGGATGAGCCCAAGGAAGTGGCACCCAAGGAGGAGGAAGCTGTGGCGGAAGAGCTGAGAAGAagaagttgctgctgctgctgttgctgttgctgctgtagATGTTGCCGCTGGTGTagatgctgctgatgttgctgctgctgctgttgctgcttttgctgctgctgcaactccTTTCGTACCTCCAATTCCAATTGCTGCTCTCTTTCCCTTTCTCTTTCCCTTTCCCTCTGATCCATGTAGCTCCTTTgtgtggaggaggaggaggttaTGGGCACCTGGCTGGCTGCCTTGAGATGGATCTGCACTGGTGGCTGATTGTAGGCCAACTTAATGGCATTGGCCACATATTCAGCCGCCGATTGAGAGTCCTCCAGGTGGACAGAGGCACCTGAACCTTGTCCCGAAGCCGCTGTGGTGGTGCTTAGCAAGAGTTTGGGGTGTGATTCTTGCTCGGGTCGCACCAGGTTGAGCTCCACATGGCCGTAGTTGTAATCTGGGAAAggggttttaaaaaaattaatatggtTTTAAGGAAGtttaagaaattttttatatattttttttaagtagaAAAAGAgtatggtttatttttttaaattatagaattaAATCAGCCttgtttactttatatttatgactatatttgcatacttttgggctttattatttattattattttatttattataattttttctatttgcttaatttatattatatatttatttatatattttttttgaatataacTCACCTTTACTAGGCCCCTCTTTCGTTCTACTATGTATCACCGATCCTCGCCTGGGATAGCTTCTCTCATCTGAACCCCTGCGACTGGCCGCCAAAGCCAGCTGGTCGGGCACTGACTTGTCACCAGTGTCCTCCAGCGAGGTGAGACCAGCACCAGAACCTCCTGATGATCCTGACAAGCCAGAGCGACGTCGATTGTGACCCGAGGTGCCAGAGGTCACGGAAACGGCAGTGCACATCGAGGAGATCTTAGAAAAAgtgttaaaaattattaagtattatttggaaaatgtataaaaaatatataaacatttaaaaatatatataaaaatattaaaaatgaaaattaagcGGATATTAGAAAAACTTCTAACTTGGTATCCACTTCCAATGTCATTTGTTTGTTGACCTTTCCAATATCGTCCACAAGCCCAAAGAGAGTGTcaaatctctctctctctctctcttcgctCACATCTTCCCGTGTATTTCGCTATCCTTCATAATTCCGCTATGCTCTTTTCATTTCGCTCTCCCACACACATTGATCGGTCGAAAAACACGTGACTCCCACGAAAACGTGGGAAAAACGAGGAAAACAGTGCGGAAAAACGGGAAAAAGTCGTCCAATAGAAAAACTAACCCTCCGGAGGGATAGGAAACTGTTTTCTGCGCGAAAATCCGATTGAAAAACCGGGAAAATCTACGCTCGGACCTGCGTAGTCTTGACTGCCGGTTATTAGTATGCAAGTGTAAGTGAAATAGGATGAGTGAGCATGTGTTAGTGCTTTTTTTgtgtataaattaaataaaaaacaaaacataaatgaTATTTTGACTACGAAGTACAGATTGCAAAATACAAAGTGAGTACCGAATCATACATTGCATATTCCTACAgcatttagtatattttttgtttgtcccTCTGTTTTTATTCCTATTTGCATTTCATATATGTGTGTACGGCtcacacatatacatacatacatatatcattTGCTCTGCTCTCTCCTTCGCTTTCTTTGCTTCGCTTTCTGTGTTCTACCGCCTTGTGGGTTTCTTGTTAGGCTTCGTGTTTCTGATTCTTGGaaacctctctctctcgcagAAGGTAGAGCGTAGAATACGATCCACATTTGTGGACTGGACATTTTTGGTGTCCTTTGGTTTGATTTCTTGGCTGTAAACTAAAACTGGACATATTTtttcacaaataaattaacacaaatctaaattaaaagttttaagtaattaatttaaacaattttaaatattaaatattaaattaagaagtgatatatatattataatatatcaTGGGGGCGTGGCCTGTCAATCGATGCTAAGTGCCGCCTGGCTCCTTGGCCTGGTCTTTGcctgttatatatatatatatatatatatatatatttcttttttttgttgttgttcgcttGAGGCCCACTTGGcaattaaactaattaaactTGGCCAATTCACTTTCGCTTCGGGGAGGCAAGGGGACTCTTGATTAATGTGGAGGCTGGGCGGAGGAGGGGCGtgcatccatccatccacTGGAAAAACAGACAGCTCAATTTCTATATGATTGAGTCCGGCGCTCAGTTGGCCAAGTTCAATGGCCAAGTTCGTTGGCCAAAGAGGGAGGGCAATGAAACATCAGCATGAAAAATACTTGAGGCACGCAATTGTTGGCCATTACTGTTGTTGCCACTGCCAAATGGATCACGTTTAAAGCAACGATTAGCCAAGCCTCAAAAGACGAGTATGGGGATTCCCCCTTGAGATGATTTCCATGGATATGTATTCTTTGGTTTACAAAGGCCAGGGGTGTGGGGTTCTTATAAGTATACTTTTTGTGgctatttattaataataaaaaaacttgTTGTATTActtataaactttttaatctagaaaaacaataaaataaaaatctgatttgtagaaaataaatctaataatTGCCTGAATATTCATAAAATGcgtataaaaatgttgttagGTATTTAggttatttattaaatttttaattgttaaaaaaaaactttttaacttaattataaagtttataaaaaaggaaacaaacaaataacgatttaaaacaaattaaaaattaaatctgaaaaaactaaaaaataattttctgaattaaaaaactatctataaaaagttaaattttaaaataatattttagaaattttttagacatttttttagggtttttaaaggcatttttaaagacatttttaatggttttttattggtatttattttttgagaaAAATTGTAAACGTTTCaatagtatatttatataaaatatattttttaaaatttaaaaccaattttaaaccaagaaaaatgttctgtaatattttaaacattttaaaaacaaattttgaaattaaaaaacgtttttaaatcaccaaaaaatatatccgaAATTATCCTAAATTCTTTTTGCTCTAAAGTCCGCACACTTTTAGTAcactttcttttttaaaattagaacaaaaaactataatttttttcacttcATAAGaaccacaataaaaaaaaaataaagataatcCAAGGGCAGCGGTAATCCTTCCTCCTTTAAAAATACTCACAACCAAGAGCAGCAGGCAGAGCCAAGGGAGTCCCGTAACTGATCGATAGAGCtgcaggtggtggtggtggctgggCAGGTGGCGGTGCTGCCTCCTCCTGGAGGATGGAGGATCATGATGATGATAGGTTGGCGGCGCGTCGGACATGGTGGCGCGACAGAGACTCGACTCGGTTTGTTGGCGGCCAGCTGGCGAGGTGCGGCTTTTATAATGATGCGGATCGTTGCAGCGGAAAATTTATGCGAATGTGCAGAGCCAAAGAAAAGCAAGAAAAGTGCACagccacagagagagagagaggaagagagagagaacagtagagagaaagagagcgggGTGAGGGAGAAGAAAAACGCTTCACTTTCGATGACAATTCGAATCGTAATCGACGCAcaacacggcgtatgcgtgataaGTTCGCCCATTATGAGCCACCGAGACGTACATACAACTGGTTTCTTTGGCTTCAGTTTCGGTTTGCCAGGCTGCCACTTTGATGGCCAATTAAGCCATAAGCCGCAGGTAAAGCCAAGACAATcccaaacacaaacacagttcaatgaaatgaaatgtttgCCGGATCCACACACAGCGAGCGAGGCCAAGGAGGTAACACGATCGTAATACCCGTAATTGACTTGTAAAATCCTTGCCACCAAAAGGCATTTATTGGGCTAAACGACAGGTGATAGAGCAGTCCCCTTCTGACTAAGCCACTGGGAGTGGAGTAGACTTGGGGAATGCGGCTAATAATTGTGGAAGCGGAAAAATGCATGACCCCCAGGGagtttatgtaattttttatttggttgaTTTTTATGGAGTTTGAATATACAAATTGTTATGATtttgcaaatatatttcaagtgGGTGAAGCCATAAATATTTGTGtggcataaaaatataaacttattATGGCATTCCTTTCGAGTTtttttgaagaaaaaatatttttaatatttattttagcttagtttttatttattggaagttttttggaataaaagaaaagttaaatcggttttattttaatttataaaatattttaaatattaatttcatatattttatattatttttttattttataaacattttaaaaattatttttatgtattttataNtatttattattttataaaatattttaaacattaattttaattaatttaattagaaaaataagaaattaaataataataataataatcatttgtaattgtttaaattcCTTAATAGAATCTTGGGGTTTttgtctttaaatttaaactaatataaataaaaaattaaattattttctgctatattttttatatattttcaaataaactaAGTGTATGGTATtttatgcatatatatttattattattatattatttagaaataatcCTATTATAAGTCAATGCATTCATGAAAGCAGGCAGCTTTAATTGATTAACATTTGtgacataaaataaacacattaaaaataaataaaaagacttaaatatttatttaaattcaatgcAAATCTCGATTAATCAGACTTGGTATTTTTCGGGGCATTTTCcacaacataaaaaataaaaataatgaagtaAATGGAAACCAAAAGTAGCTTCAAGATGGAATCAGTGGTTTTTGGCTCTCCTCTCCCAGTTGGCGGTTGGCTTCATGGTCACTGACTCAGTGCATAGTAATTAACAAGGAGCCAAGcatggccaaaaaataaaataaaatacaaataaaacaacaacaactaaagtaaaaataaaataataaataaaaaataattcaagatAATGTAATTTGCCGAGAGCCAAAAGAGATTTATGATGAAGCTGGTTGGAGTTTCTCTGATTTTAATTTCGATTTACGCAGAACCCCTAAAGGTGGGCGGTGGGCCAGCACAGATTATGGGGATTAAAGCATTTTTTTGGCTTATAGGTTGGGCGTATTCCCGTTGATTGGTTCGACTTGGCGTATACGTGATTGAATGGCCCACAGGGCgtatgatttatattttaatattcagcAAGAGAAGCAAAgaaatgaaactgaaactgaaactgaaaccaaAACACTTGCCACACTTAACAGCCAAAGCTAACGATAATGGCCgtaataataaaagcaaaacaatttttgcagcagcagcaaaaagcTGGCAAAAGCGTTTCGGCCCCTCAGCATGTGTGAAGATCAACAACCTTGCCAACATTTCGAATGCGATATAGCCAAGTAGCGGCCTGCCAGTTACAGCGATTGCAATCCATGGCCCGTTAGGTGGCCAAAAAAAAGACGTAAAAATCTGTAAAAAACGGTAAGAGACTTCAACAGATCCAGCTGCCAGCCAGAGGAGCTCACACAGCTCGAGGAGTTGGAGTAGCAGCTGCTGCCGGGAGTAGCTACAGCAGAAGTCGTATGATACAGTGGTGCTATGGATTTTATTTCGGGTAAAAATGTTGATTAGATTCTgggttaattaaaattattaatttaaaatttattaaaatttaaggatGATTTTTAAGACTTAATTAGACTGAATTAAAAGGCAAAGtatattcaaatatatttttaaaaccataataataatattaaaaatagattaaaatagagtataatattaaaaatttaatatactcttattaaaataaatataagaatgataaaaatgataaaaatcccaatttaactttattttttgttgaatattgaaattaaatttaaaaataagtaaaaaaaaaatgggaaatttaTAATCAATAATAACTTAATATAACTAAAGAACACATAAAAAGCATAAATAgtattaaaaactatataataatattatatttttatattatgttaaaattaattacattaatGTTAAATTATAGTCCAAGTTCCCATTTGAAAATACcctaaaattcaattattatcTACCTTAAACCCACTTAACTCTAATCTTATaaagcttatattttattccaaaATTTTCCCCACTTTTCTCTGACTTTCTCCCACTGTAACATCAGTTGTAAAATGTTACGACTCGTCTCTTTGGCCCAGACTGCTGCTCTCCTTCCCTCAACGGCTTATTAATTTGTTGCTTCTCTCAGTGTTTTATGGTTCCATTGTTGGGGGCGAGATCATCGTTTAGATCATAATAAGGCCGGGACTTCAAACGGAACGGAAGTCAAATAATGAGATTCCGGACGGGGAAGAAGCCACACCAAAAACTTGGCAGGGTTTCTGTACAAAAAAACCGAGCAAAAACCGTGACAACAATGACAAGCAATTGCCGGACTTTcgattatatatatgtatgtatatcttttccctttaaaaaaCAAGTGATATTTGGAACCCCGAGAGAGTGAAAGAGATCTCTGCGTAGATTGGAGGATCAAATAGCAACTAAAAACCACGGAAGTCTCTGTGGAAAGTGGAGACAGGCGCTGCCGCATTtcaaaattatagaaattggCACAACATTTACCAGACATTATTGCGGCAGGCTGATTATATGCTAATTGTTGGCCGCAGTAATGCCAGTATCTCAGTATGGCACCGAGTCTATCTATctggcatttattttttacgtaAAAAGTGGCATGTGGCAAGGAAGAGACTGCCGTCTTGCCATGTGAAAGCAAACTGCTGAGCTTTGGATTGCATTAGATCAATggattagttttatttagttggattaataatataatatttaaagtggcaatatatatttttgtatattttatgaaaatattaaatataattttttaaataatagttaacgttaaatttctttgaaataaattatataaaggtAGCAATAGAtctttttccatatttatatttaaaaaaattaagcgttataaatttttaaataattattaaatattatattttaaaaaattaagcattatatatttttaaagaattttttaacaataaatttctttgtaaaatataattttaaggaAGCCTTAGATATTTTCCCATATATAgtatcaaaaataaaacatgaaCAATTATGTaacattatattataaaattttgaacattataattttttaaataattatttaacattaaatctctttgtaaaatataatttaaaggaAGCCTTGGATATTttcctatatatattataaaaaattaagcattatacatttttaaacaatttttaaacattaaatttcctcgaaatatataatataaaaatcaaaagatCATCTTccataaatattaactactttaaaattaaacatataaatttcaaacaaattatttaacattaaattTCTTCATAATAAACCGGCGGCAGCCCTGTGGGTCCATTTAAAGATGGTTTTGGCTCACATTGATACACCTGAGATCCCCCAGAACGCTTGAAATAAAACGCTGGCATGATCAATGGATCATCCGGATAATTGCCATTCAAAATCATTTGATTCAAAGCCAATTTGCAGTGCAGCACAAAAAGGGCAGTGGCACACAGGGCCACCAGGACGCTCGACGAGCACATCTCCAAGTTGACCGTATAAAAGTGTATATAGATGCCGGTCAGGTGCAGGATACCCAGAATTGAGGCATATACCGCTTCGtgtttcatttgcggctcccCCAACAAAAAAGAAGCAATCACCGATGTCAGACATATAAGACTAAGGACATTATAGAAACCACAAAGCACCAGGATATTTGAATGTTGATGATCCTGGCAGCAGCGCCACACGAGGGGCCAGCAGCAGGCCAGAGTGAACAGCAATTCCAAGATCTTGAACACCAGCCACACTTGCTTTTTCAGCATTTTGGTTTGGATAATGTGTAGAAATTtgttaagttttataaaaaataaactaaaaaagggACTTAGATATGGAAACAGAGACTAGTTATGGCAGAAACAGGCTGTCTAGGGGTTTAGAAAGCTGACAAAAAAGGCTATTCCTACTAGAGAAGGGaagaaatgtaaaatttaagggtaaaaatatatagaattaaTGCTTAAATATGcgtaattcaatttaaaatcgataaatatgaAAGTTTTTCCTGCCCTAATGGTCATACGAAGGTCTTAAAACTTTCAATTTTTACCTAAGTCAAAGACTTATCCAACAAAAGCTAAGTTTTTCCTctattaaaagcaaatttcCTCTTTGATTTTCCCCTCCAGCTGTGGCGTGTCAATCTTCAATTCAAACCTTTTGcttacctaaaaaatatttctgttaCTCTCAAGTTATGCTGGAAaatcaataatatttttattatatttttttatgggcTTCGTGCGTGACTTCCTTGAGTTGCCCAATAAAGAAAagcacattttaattttaatattagtattgtttttttttttcatttcatttaattgcaTAAAAATACAGGTATAATGAGTAAGTTCAAGAAGCACATTTTTAATTACGGACTAAATATTGCACACATTGGATCAGCAGCACATTGTTTGGGTTAAacaattatacaaaataacacaaacaaacaaataaaaacacgtacaaaataaatgaaaagcgAATGGAACCCTGTCCGAGCGTagaaaaatgcagaaaaactATGCCTAAATTGTGGCATACTCTCGGGCTTTTCCCCCAAATGATTTCTCCCTAAGAGTATGCCTCGGACAGGCTTTTGAATGTGAGTGGAGGCTGGCTTTCAGCCAGGGAATAAATACTAATGGACGGGTTTTCAGGCACAAGAAGCAACCACAATTGTGTTAACAATAAGAGTTAGTCCAGGAATGGCATTCGCTTTGAAGACCACTGAGCTCAGGTATGGATTTTACTTTGTTTTCTAGAgattttgggaattttaaaaatacatttggaGATTTAAAATCGCTTTAAAAAGGTGTCTAAAGGTATGCaacattttttgtaatttttttttctatgaaATCCTTCAAagttaaacaattttcaaaaggaaaaaagtaaAATGGAAATTTCATGAAGAAAATATGGATTTTTACCAGAACTAGCGAATTGAAACCGGATTGaaacgtgtctaaaagtatgctatagtttttttttgtaatttttaaaatattaaatcctTCTTTCCTTCTTTTTCTCTATGAAATCCTTCAAATTTACACAACTTCCAAACAGGAAAAAATTCACATTTCTTtctaaattttttcaaaaactcaATAATCCATCCCTTAACTCAGTGTACCCTCTAGTCAGTCACCATTCCCTCATCTCCTTTAGAGGATCAGCCCTCCAGCAGCTGCGTCGTCTTATACTCCACAGCCGAACCCATTTCAGCGCCCAGCTTCTCCCTCACATACTCCCTGATCTGCTGCAGTCTCTTGTCCCCGGGATGCATTGCATCCGCcatcgctgctggcgctggtgcaggtgctggtgctggtccTGGCTCTGCCTTGGCTGCCCTCTTACCCTGACGCATCTTCAGACCATGGCTATGCGAGTGGGCATGATAGTTAAAGGGACGCTCTCCCtctggcggcggtggcggctcCAGGTCAGCTCCTGCCTCATGGGGCTCCTGTTCCGGCTCTGGCAAGtgctgatggtgatgatgctgctgctgctgctgctgttgctgctgctgctgctgatggtaTGGATAGGGGTTAAAGATGACCTTGGTGTGCGTGGGCCTGGGATTGTTCTCTGTGATGGGCAGACTGTGCTCTGGCTCGGGTTCCTGCTCAGGAGCCGATGGTGCCTCCGATTCTGGGACATAgattggctgctgctgctgctgctgctgttgatgctga
It encodes:
- the LOC108075974 gene encoding alpha-protein kinase 1, producing the protein MSDAPPTYHHHDPPSSRRRQHRHLPSHHHHLQLYRSVTGLPWLCLLLLVISSMCTAVSVTSGTSGHNRRRSGLSGSSGGSGAGLTSLEDTGDKSVPDQLALAASRRGSDERSYPRRGSVIHSRTKEGPSKDYNYGHVELNLVRPEQESHPKLLLSTTTAASGQGSGASVHLEDSQSAAEYVANAIKLAYNQPPVQIHLKAASQVPITSSSSTQRSYMDQREREREREREQQLELEVRKELQQQQKQQQQQQQHQQHLHQRQHLQQQQQQQQQQLLLLSSSATASSSLGATSLGSSSLGSSSLGSSSLGASSLGSSSLNGSPPALAPAPVYEKEPVTRSYDIYEGSSSSSTEAEPLHRGHLPVQEEIERHYRPKYHSSASYNQYPYRNLEAEAEEKVRVSASTEIPKSEIMKQIEKSVIKYMKELEAEGKILSTPQEPVTPGPPPLPQASTVTKSYYKTQVGSSSSLEDKRYSSSTMRPKYTVSAVPQQQQQQQQAKQQQQIHHHQVYQGKVRSSSQKPALLTQQQHFQSETETAYQAPDLPVDELSPNVEFIYKIKTRAPLQTATVKTVSKPYTLPLKSAEHFDHGAALKNIEEFDLSHVVPTPERVERERDSSREDLERGKSPHKLYFNSEIYHDINSLPYKSKEAAAAAAALHEYQRHKLKATSGEHLHQDYKGYSGYFAEPEATEMENEDNYQHQQQQHHHHHHHAQQQQPYHHYHVVKKEPLEEHEHSHDHDSWLDTSGLRLANAHALAQAQGHHGHSQQHSSHSHIHAQHPVKHQSLDYDSYSPKFNNNPEGYGYQHTYKGGSRGVGQGQGQGVSVGVASPPGKRGKRGNGAHPRQEAIKKQLRASEVKDLEASLALRPPPK